In Canis lupus baileyi chromosome 19, mCanLup2.hap1, whole genome shotgun sequence, the sequence CCTTTCCTACCTCTGGACCTTTGCATGCCTGCACCAGGCCCACCCTTGTCcctgcctgggcctggggcctcttcctcctcctgtggcAGTGAGGCAGTGACCGGCCTGCCTAGGCCAGACAGGAGGTTGCTACACGAATCTTTTAGAGGAAGGgacattcattcatcagttctcAGGGCAGGGACAGCATTCCAGGTAGAAGGAGCAGCATGAGCAAAGGGTCAGATTGAGCGGGATTGGGGGCAAGCCTGAGAAGATGTGAGTATGGCAGGGCCGTGGCACCTCGTTCTGGAGAGGGCTAGGCGTGAGGACATATGAGCCAGGAGTCACCTTTGTGGTCTCAGATATGGGCTCAGCAGCGAGGCCTCCATCCCCCAGGCAGTAGGAGCCTATGGGAGGTTTCCAGCAGGGGCTGAGGGTGTCCGAGTTGTGGCCATGATGGAGCAGGATGTAGGGGAGTGGACAGGCTGCTCCTGGGTTCCTGGCCAGGCCCTCAGATGGGAAGGGAGATAGAGGAGCTGCCCTGGAGATGGGAACAGGCTCAGTGCTGGGCATGCTGGAGTAAGCCACTGGCGGGACACCCAGCCGGGTGGCAGCAGGTTGGTGCCTAGAGCAAGCCTGGGCCAGAGCAGTAGGGGAGCGTCTGGTCTGGGCCCTGGGTGACACCTGTACCCCATTTTCTTCCAGGGCCACAATGTCCACATTTTTGATCTGAAGCTGGTGTGGATAGATCCTGCGCAGGACGGGTGAGCAGCTCCCTCCCATAACACCCCAggccttctctccctccaccctcctgaAACTGCCCACACCCCAGGGCTTGGGCTCCCTGGACAGAGCTGGGGCCTACTCGTCACCTCCATCTATCTAGGTGCATGTTTCACCTCCTCACACCTGAGGAAGAGCTCTCCTTTTGCTCCAAGGACCCTCAGGACCGGGTGAGTAGGGGGTGAGCTGTGAGTCGGGGCAGTGGGGTCAGAGGAGTGAGGGAAGGCGCCAGGAGTGGGAGGTGGGGCACAACTATGCCaccctggaggctccagggatcAGAATGCCATAGAGAACAGGGCATTTTTCCCTGCGAAGCCAGGACGGGGGCCTGTGCTGGTCCCTCTGGGCAGGCCCGGGCACTGTACACGAGGATCTCGGGTCTGGGCGCAGGACCCTAGGGAGCAGTGTGGAGCAGTTGGAGGTGCTCCAAGTGACAGAACAGGGTCAGAGAGGGGCGGTGGAGGGGGTACTGTCTCCCCACTGTCCTTCCCAGAGGAGCTGCTTGCACAGCAGTGACGTGTCCTGcgttccccctgcccccaccagacGGTCTGGCAGTGGAAGATGACTCaggctgtgtgccaggccctgcgtGGAAAGAAGGACTTCCCggtgctgggggcgggcctggagCCCTCCGAACCCCCCACCTGCCGCTGCGTGGCGTACACCTTCCGCGCGGAGGGCCGGCTCTGCCAGGCCACCTACGAGGGCGAGTGGTGTCGGGGCAGGCCCCACGGCAAGTGAGTGACCGGGGCTCCGGGCCCGCAAGCCACAGGGCTCCCCTGCGAgtccgggggggtggggggcagacaggACCTGATTGCCTCCGGGCACCAACTGGAGGCTACTTCCTGCATCAGTTGGTCGACCGTTTGTCTCCCTGTCTGTCTTGAGCCCCGTTGGAGAGGACCTGGCCCGTCCTGGGTCTGTGGGTATAGGGTCCTGCTGATGGTGATGACCCCAGAGTGTGGGGGACAGGCTTCAGGCGGCTGGCCTGCAGGGCTGCAGTGGCTGTTCTCAGGAGGGTAGGAGAATTCTCGTATCCACGTGGCACCATCTGCTAGCAAAAATGGTTTGCAGACTTCCCATCTCCACCCATCCTTACCAAGAACACTCTAGGGGCGTGTTATCACCCATTCTGtaggtgtggaaactgaggccagagactGGCATGACTTGCCCGAGGCCTTAGGGCAGGTTCTAGGGTGAGTCTGGCTTCAGCCGCAGACCTGTGTCAGCCCCACAAGCAGGAGGGCTTTGGAAGAACATGTGTCCCCCAACCCCCGCGCCACCACCGGGAAAGCCAAGGCCCAGAAAGCAGGAGGGACTTGGACCTACCAGGGTTATGTTCACAAGCGTGTTTGTTTCTGATACCTTGCCTTCTTCCAGAGAGGGCTCGAGGAcgcaaatgaacaacaacaacaaaacaaacaaacaaacaaatataagaaaacaatgcTGCGCCAGAAGCGGAGAGGAGGATGCTAGAAGCCAGACTAGCATTTGATTAAGCTTGAAGTTTAGCTCCGAGCCTCCTGTTGGTCAAGGGAGAAAGGGAACCTGGATGTTTCTAGAGCTCTCCCTGCCTGTGGGGTGTGGCGAGTGGTCGTGCCAGGAGTTGACAAAGGCTGAGAGCCCGTGGGTCAGAGAAgagggctgggtgggggcagagCGTCCAGTCCAAGGGGAGCCTCAGCCTCCGAGAGAGTCTATGCTGGAGTCCgcgggtggtggggggtgggggggtgcaagCTGTGCGTACTGGATGGGACTGGTGGGCCTGATGTGTGTGGACCCAACTGTCTTCCAGGGGTACCCTGAAGTGGCCGGATGGACGGAATCACGTGGGGAATTTCTGCCAGGGCCTGGAGCATGGGTAAGCCTGGGGCTGCTGCAGGAGTGTGTGGGGGGCAGGTGAGTGGCTTTCGTCCCTGCCTCCGGCACGAGCCTGACCCGGTCCTCAGTTCCCAAGCCTCAAGCAGGAACTTGAGGCCATTTGGTCCAGCTCCCCTGATTGTACAAAACGGAAAGCCCGGAGGAGGGAGCGAGTGGTCAGGGTCTGGAAGTGCTCCTAGGGTGCACGGGGGATggcggcgggggggtgggcaTGTCCTAAGAGTGACCCTTGGGAAGAAGAGATGCCTGAGAACCTGGGAGATTCTCCCCCTTGTCTGAGAAGGCCGCTTGGAGGCAGGGACACTCCTGGGTGGTACGGAGGGATGTCACGGGATGTCCTGGGGTCAAGCTGGTGGCCCCTGGTGCTGACTGCCCTCTCCTTGCGCCCACACTGACAGCTTCGGCATCCACCTGATACCCCAGGCCTCTGAGGACACGTTTGACTGCTACAAGTGCCACTGGCAGGAAGGCAGCATGTGTGGCTATGGCATCTGTGAGTAAGTGTCCCTCGGCCTGACAGCAGGCAGGGTGGGCTCGTGGGGTGGCCCCATCGCCGGGACTGAGCTTGGGGAGGCCTGGCCAGCTATTGGTGGCCTCTGCAGGTACAGCACCGACGAGGTATACAGAGGCTACTTCCAGGCGGGCCTGCGGCATGGATTCGGGGTCCTCGAGAGcgccccccaggccctgcagccctgcaAGTACACGGGCCACTGGGAGAGGGGCCAGCGGAGTGGCTATGGCATCGAGGAGGACAGTGACAGGTGAGTGCCCCGCAGGGTTGCAGGGCAGAGAAGACCCTCACAGACCAAGGTGCCTCAGGGCACGGGTCCTGTCATCAGTGGGTCTGTCCATTTGTCCCCCAAGTCTCTTTGAAACCCCTCACTTCTTGTTCATGACCTTGGATGTCGCTGAGGCTCAGGATGAGGGAGCCCTGAGCTCCCTGACCGAGGAGCCTCCCCACTTGGGCCCCTCCTTGTGCCGTCCAGGAGTTTCTGATCCCTGGTCTAGTGCCATGTGAGGACCACAGCCCTTGCCAGAGCTCTGGGCTGTGAGACAAAGCCCAGGGCCCCTGGCCTGGCATTCGAGGCTTGCCCATGTCTCTGACCTCATCCCTGCCGTGCCACCTGCACACCCCTCCAACCTTCTAGACCACTCAGTGTCCCCACGTACCTGTCCTATTTGTGGTAGGTTCATAGCTCCAGGGCTTTGCACACCATCTGCCCTTCCTgccacctcccccaggaagcctgccaGGATACCCTCccccaggcaggctccctgcctcctccactctctcttccttttggagGTCCTGATTTCTCTTGCCCCAGGCCTGAGTTGGGTGGATTCAGGCAGTATCATTGCTCCTTATctgctctccacccccaccccatccatgcCAGGAGAGCACACCGAGGGGCCCAGGAACAATTCTGACCCAACTCTGGCTCCTCTCCAGGGGTGAGCGCTATATTGGCATGTGGCAGGCCGACCAGCGCCATGGCCCGGGGGTCATGGTCACCCAGGCTGGTGTCTGCTACCAGGGGACCTTCCAGGCAGACAAGATGGTGGTGAGTGGGGTGACCCCTGTGTGCCCTGAGCTACCCTCTCCCTGCACTGGGGCTGAATTCTGGAGCCCCCCTCCTACTCTGCGGGCTCCGATGCTGAGCAGAGGTTGGGCAGGGGTGGATAGGGTGGGAAGCTGGGTTCCATGGGATCATGTCATTGTCCCCAGTGTATGAAAGACAAATATGAGGCTCGGAGAGGTCAGAGAACCTGCCTGGTGTCACGTTCTGTTGAGTGGCAGGGTTGAGGCTCATAGCTGGGTCTCCTGAGGCCAGGCACACCAGCACCTGCTTCCGGCCTCACCCACACCTTGCCAGATGCCTTGACACACAGTAGGGCTCTGGCCTGGTGACTCTTATTGTTATTATGGCTTGTACACTTGCTCTTGCTCCACTTTGTTCTGGAAAAgtttgaagaaggaagaaaagacaagaatAGACACAAAATAGATTCAAGTAGGGCACAAATTGTATCCCATTtggctctgagcttcctggaaaCCAATGCAACAAGGGAGCCTGGTCAGCTCCACTGTCACCGAGGGTCAGTGACAGGGCAGTGGGGATGGTTGAGGAGAAGCCCAGGGCTTCTtgagcaggaggtggggaaggaagggtcCCTGGGAGGCTTTCTGAGAGAGGCTGCCAGAGAGAAGGAGCCAGGTCCCTGGGAGTCTTTCAGGGTAACCCAGGGGTGAGGTCCGTGGGTCTGGTGCTCAGTGCTCTCAGCAGGCCCACGGCTGCCATCCCGCCTAGGCACAGTCCTGGGAGGTGTAGCAGGGCTCAGGACCGCTCCATCCCTAGGTCGAGGCCTGCTCCTCTCTTCCTGccgcaccctccccacccccagtctccTGGAGGCCCTTCCATGGCTTCTCCTCTCTCCGGCTTCCTTCTCTAGGGCCCAGGGGTCCTCCTCTCTGAAGATGACTCCTTGTATGAGGGCACCTTCACCAGGGACCTGACCCTTGTGGGGAAGGTGAGGACCACCGAGACTTACTCCACTCCCGCCAAGGCCTTGGGTGGAGCCTGTAATCTCCCTACTTGGCTCCAGGGCTAAGGGCGTGGGCACTGGGTGTGGAAGGTAGGGGAGGGCCTCTCCCATCTCCACCACGTCCAGGGGGTGGGCTCAGTGACCCCTCCTGCTGTGGAGTTGGGATTTGATCCTGGTGGGAGTTAGGAGGGGACAGGTAGACTTGCCTTGGGGGCCCAGGGTGTTGGTGGGCCGTGGCTGTGTCTCCCTGCAGGCCCCCGGTTGGGAATGCACCCCCTCTACTGGCATTGATGCCTTGGGCAGGGGCCCCCGGAGTCACTGTCCTTCAGATGTTCCTGCCCAAGCTGACCCAGCAGGAGGCAGTCGGGCCCTGCTTGGGCCTTTGGAAATGCGGGGGCTGTTTCAGTCTTCTAATGACCAGAGGGCACCATGGCATCTGAAGGCTGGAGGCCAGGAGAGCTATGAACAGGACAGCCCAGGCAGCAGGAACTGGCCCTCCCAGGCCCAGTGGTGCCTCATGCCTTCCCAAGGCCTCTTCCTACTTTGGGACTTACCCtgcaccccaccctccacccccaagtCCCACAGTAGCAGTTCTTCTGCTCTGACCCGAATTCCTTCCTATGcacgggccccccacccccagcctcctaCCTCAGAGGTGAGCCCCTGAGCTGTAGGCTCAGCTCTTGGTCAAGGGCTCCTGCAGGTGTGAAGGAATATGAGCCCTCCCAGGGTGGGGCAGATTGGATGGATGGTGGGATGGCGCCCTATCAGTCCCTAGCCCCTGTGACCCAGAATGGACAGGCATGACACCTGTCATGATTGGATGGAAGGGCAGCTGGATAGACAGGCAGACaggtatctctgcctcttttccccCATTTGCAGGGCAAGGTCACCTTCCCCAATGGCTTCACCCTGGAGGGTTCTTTTGGCAGCGGGGCAGGGAAAGGGCTGCACACCCAAGGCATGCTGGACACGGCTGCCTTCCCGCCAGATCCAAGCAGCACCCGTAAGAGGTGAGAGCCTGGCCGCCTGGCCGCCTGACCTGTACATCCTGGAGGGTTGTGTATGTGTCTGCATTTTGACCCCACGGACTCAGGTCTCATCAGAGGGGCTTTTCTGTACTTCCTCTTAGCTCTTTGGAGAGTTCAAAGAGCTCGGGCCACAAAGCCCTCAAGTCAGAGACTCTTGGAATCAAGGGCCATGACAgaacctcacacacacacacaaaaccggAGAGAAATATTATGCATAGGCTTTGCTTAGACTCTGCTTTTTTTCTGGGAAGGGTGCAAGATGGTTTGTAAAACTAACACAgataagaataaaatggaaaataaaagtatgaGTTGAACTGAAAGGCAAAGAAGGTACAAATAAGCCCTATACTGGTTATGATGGAACATGAACCTGGACCCGAGTTCCCTGGCAGCCAAGGTGAAGAAGGAAACTTGCTAAGTGGACTCATTGTCACTCTTGTGGGGGTCTTTGAGAAGGGGATAGACTTCTTCCCCATGAGGACAGAGTTATTCCTTGGAAAACTGTAGCTCAAGTGGTGACTTTTGCCATGTCTGTTGAGATGTGGGTGGTAGTTACATGGCCCCAGGTAGCATTTCGGATGTCGGGGGGTAGCAGAGTTGAATACTAGACCCATCATCCCTGCATGCTTCTCCCTGACAGCAGGAGCTGGGGGTAGACAGCAAACCCCAGAAGCAGGACCAAGCCTGGGTGGGGTACAGGTGTAGGACAATCTGTGCACGTGATGTGGGAGGGCAGTGCTCCATTAGGCACACACACGGCCTAGACCCCCGGGCCCGTTGGCCAAGACAGGATCAAGCTCAGGAAGGAACCAAGTGTGTTGGGAGGGAGAGTGGGCTCTGCAGGCAGGAGGATCCTGGACTTTGGGCCCTGTTCCCTCTTAGGCCAAGACCCCACTGTCTGGATTCCAGCTCTCCAGATCTTTCTGTCACCTTTCCAgggctctgtgtgtctctttcctCTCCACTGTGGAGTAGATGCTCTGtgtcctctctgcctctcccttcttctcctggagGCTTGGAGGTCAGGCCCTCCAGTCTCCCCACCCTTCCTGGGCCCTGACTCTGGGCCAGGTgggacatccctgtctctccAAGGGCCTGGCCAGGGTCCTGCCCACCAGAGCCCCCTCGCTACCTCCCCCACTCTCGCAGGCAGCTAGGTGTGGGTGCCTTCCCGGTGGAGAGCCGCTGGCAGGGCGTCTATGGCCCCTTCCGGGACTTCGTCAGTGCCGGCTGCCCTGGGGACCAGCAGGAGGCCCTACTGGGCTTCCACGTGCAGAACGCGAGGGAGCTGCGCAAGTCCCAGGAATACCTGTGCTGTGAGAGGTGAGGCGCAGGCAcgcacgtgtgtgcgtgtgtgcatgtgtgcacggaGGCACCCACAGGGGCATCCAGAGGGCCAGGGTTGGCATCTGTGGGGCTCTGAGTGGCCTGGGGAGGAAGGATTCCTGGAGGGGGTGCACCAGGGCCCAGGCCCAGGTGTGGGTGAGAGACGTGTGTGCCTGGTGCCCCAGGAGCCAGCCCGAGGCCTGTGCGGGCAGAATGGAAGACGTCCTGGATGAGCTGCTGCAGcaccgggagcccagggcgctgcGGGAGTGCCTCAGGAAGGTgagggccctggggcaggggggtcTGCAGGGAGGGGACCTCCTCACTGCGCCCGGTGGGCCCCTTCTCCTCGGAGGGTCTCAGTGTTCCCATCTATGAAGTGGGAGCTGTCTTGGGAGTCTTGTTGGGGTGTGCTGTGCTCCAGCCCCTGGCCCTGGACACCTCTCTGTTGCCTTTGCACCTGCTAGGCCCTGGGCAACTCGCTGCACCCTCTGGGAAAGCTGCTCCGGACGCTGATGCTAACCTTTCAGGCCACATATGCCGGCATTGGGGCCAACAAGCACCTACAGGCGCTCGCCCAGGAGGAGGTGAAGCAGCATGCCCGGGAGCTCTGGGCCGCCTACAGGTGAGCCCTGGTACGGCAGGCAGGTAGGGCTCTGGCCTCTTTCACATGGCAGGTGCTCTGCCAAGCACCCTGGGCGGGAATGGCGCCTCTGGATTGGGGAAGAGCCAGAGAGCGGATCAGGCAGCGTCCAGCTGGTGAGCAAAGGGGTTAGAAGGTAGGAGATTACATCCAGGGCTGCCTGTAGCCAGAGTCCTCGCCTcggccaggccccaggctgacCCCTGACCCCAGGAGTTCTCAGCCTTTGCAGGCTGAGCctgactctggagtcagactccATCTCCAGTCCCGGCTGAGCTAAGACTCCATCTAGCAGCATTACACATGGGGGCCCCAGGTGCTGCAGTCCTTCTGTTGCGGGGTTCCAGCACTCTGGGGCTGATGTCTTGTGCTCCCAGCTTCCTAACTGCAGAGGCCTGGGAGGCTGGGctccggggcatggagcctgctgccctAGTCTTTGGTGACTCGGGTTCTGCGGGAAGCGGTAGCCATGCTGTCCCTCTGGCCCATTTCCAGGGGTCTGCTGCAGGTGGCCTTACAGCGCAAGGGCCAAGCTCCGGAGGAGGACGAGGATGCAGAGACAAGGTGACTGCTCCCATGGGGCCTGCGGGGTCCCCTCCTTGGAGGCAGCCAGGCTCAGGACCTGGGCGACTGCACACTTTCGCTCCCAAAGCCTCCCTCAGTGGGGGTAGGGGTTCTTCTAGGGAAGTGTTGGGGGCTCATGCTATTGACCAAGCATTGTTCATTGACCATTTGAGGGTCCGAATGTCCCATGACCTCAACCTTGGGTCACCTGGGAGGGGGCACCGTCACATTGTGTCACGTGTATCTTTGTGGTGAATGCGCTATCCCAGCCTCCCCCTTCAGGTGTGCAGAAGTTGAGCCTTTGCCCCGGGCACCCTCCCCCCTACAcgcagacagggaaactgaggcctggcaGGGGCTAAGCCTGAGGTCACATAGAGTGGGAGTCAAGTGGGTTATTCAGTCTGTCTCCCTCGATCCCCCATAACTGAACTTTACAGTTTGCCTTCAGAGATCCTATCAGCGAGGCCATCCTCCACGGCAGGAGACGTGGGAAATGGGGTTAGACATTAGGTAGAACTTCCCCCTTGGAGTCCCAGGAAACCCAGAAAACGAAGAGGCAATACTGGACCAGCCTGGAATGGCTGCTGAGTGCTTTCCCGCAAGTCCCTGGTCTCCCCAGGGCCCCAGTTTTGCTTTCCATCAAATGAGGATCAACTCCTGCCCCGGCTGCCATAGCAGCTCTCTCAGCGTCATGTGAGAGGATCAGGTGGCTGCAGATTTCCACCAAGGCATGAATGACTGAGAACGGGTTTCAGAAGCATGTTCTAGAGAATGGAGGACATAGGGACAAGGAGCTCCCAGGGCTTTTTGAGGGGCGGCCGAGTTGTGatccctgccctggccccaggtGCCCACTCCCTTCCCCCGGTCCCAACCTGTCCTGGCCACTGTCACCCAGGGACCTGCAGGTGCACGGACTGGTACTGCCTCTTATGCTGCCCAGCTTCTACTCGGAGCTCTTCACTCTCTACCTGCTTCTTCACGAGAGGGAGGATGGTCTGTACAGCCAGGGCATTGCCAGCCTGAGCCTCTTCCCCGACACCAAGCTGCTCGAGTTCCTGGACGTACAGAAGTAAGCCTCCCCGCCTTGCCATGCTTGCCAGGGCTCTCGTGTAGAGAGGGCGCAAGTGGAGTTCACGTTGTCTCTAGCAAAATAGGGCTGGTGTCAACTGGCTCAGGTACCCACGGAGTTCTAGGATCATGCCGGCGAGGCTAGTTTCAGGCGTGGCTGGATCTAGCTGCTTCACTGAGTGGTGAAGGGAAGccacttctcttcctctcttgatGTTTCTCTGGCCTCCACTGATGGTGACGAAAATGGCACCAGCCACTCAAGATTTATACTGTACCCACTCAGGTCCCCACTGCACTCTAGAGAGCTGGTGTCCCCTTCCCAGCAGCTCCAGCAGGGCTCCCGAAATCCCTCACTGGTCTTGAGCCTGCCCCGAGATGCTGGCTGTGGCCCACTTTGGCCAGCCTACCTCGGTACCTACCACTGGTGCGCTGGGGCAAGGTGTTCTGCTCCCAGCAATTGGactgagtgggggaggggacgTCTTCAAGGGGAAACCGAGGACTGTCGTGAGAGCAAGTCCCTTGTACCCTCAGTTGCTGAAACATCCTTTTTCCTCAGTGCCCCTTCTGATCCACTGATGCTACAAAGGAGGGTGTGGGTGCTTTTTCTCCTCCCACACTTGGTCCCCTTTGTCACACAGCAATGGTGCTCCCACCCACCCTCTCTGAAACCCCATTTCTCCTTCCATCATGAATGTCTCCTGCAACTGACAAGTCACCAGCCCAGAAACCTGGGTGCGAACAGCTTCCCCAgtgttcctcctccccaccccctcctgtgGCCTCTGTGCTGCTTCCTCCATGCTGGCCTCCCTGCTTCATTGTCTCTCCAAGTTCCTGTCCTGTGCTGCTTTGCGTGGCACATCCTCCCTGTGCACCATCCTTCCCTGGCCCACCAAGACTCCAGAACAGTGTCTTCTGCTGTCATTCTCTGGCCCAACCACCAGGACTTTGCTCCTAGGGTCCCTTGGTGTACAGCGCTGCCCCTCACTCCTATCCAAGTTTTGGGGGGCTATCCACTCCAGAATCTCTCCCAGCCTCCCCTTGGGTTCCTCACCAGCACTCTAGGATGCCGTCATGGACCCCTTTCCTTGGCTCAGCCCCACCGTGGGTCCTGGCATACAGGGGGTTTGCCCCCTGACCTCAGACCCTGCCCCCTCCTTCTGGTGAAGTCTCCATGTCACACTTGTTTAATTTCAGGCACCTGTGGCCCCTCAAGGACCTCACACTGACCACCAATCAGGTGAGAAGGTGGGTCCATTACCTGCCCTGGGTCGGGGGAGGCTGGAGCCTTGGGGAGGGCCCCCAAGGTTTGCTCAGCCTTCTGATcaggcctctgcctccctgctgcaGAGGAGCCGGGACAGCACAGAGATAGGTGAGGGGGGAGATCCCCAGCTTTCTGGGTCATTCTGACCTCCTGTGAGGGTGCAGCCACTGGCCCACAGTGAGCAGGTGCAAACATGGGCTCCCCCCTTTTCCTGGCTGTGCGATTGTGGGCAGGATGCcgatctctgagcctcagttctcaCCCGTGAGGGTGCTCTCATGCGGTGTTGGTATCCCCGCATGAGAGTGTTGGGAGGGCAAGGGGGCTGCTACACATGAGGCGGTGGCTCTCAGGCTGCTTGCTGGGCCAGCGGCGTAGCACCATCTGCGGAGCTATTAGGAAAGCAGATTCTCTCTCAGACCCAGCCAGACATACTGAGTCAGACTCCGAGTGTGGACCTGGACTTTGTGTTTCAAAAAGCCCTTGTCTGAGAGCCACCGACATAGGTGTTCACTCCCCGGTGGCACCCAGTGGCGATTGGGACTGTTATCTTCCTTCCCAACCACCTGGAGACCCTTTATCCCACTTTACAgttgagtaaactgaggctcccGGTGGAGCTGTGGCTTGCCCTGGGTCACTTGAGCCTCTGGGCGGGGCTGTGCTGGAGCCAGCGAGGGGGAAAGGTGGGTGGCAAGAGTTCCAGCCCCAGGCAGGAGGGAGTGAcagagctgggtggggggagggaccgTGGCCTCATCtacctccccactccctgccatGCAGAGACTCTCCCTGGTCAGGGACAAGTGCTTCCTGTCAGCCACAGAGTGTCTGCAGAAGATCATGTGAGTCTAAGCCttgaggagggtgaggggtgggaggcGGGGGTGTTGGGGCTGAACCTGAGGGCCTTGATCTGGAGCCTGCTCCCCTGCCGCAGCACCACAGTGGACCCCCGGGAGAAGCTGGAGGTGCTAGAGAAGACatatggggaaattgaggccACTGTGTCGCGTGTGCTGGGCCAGGAGCACAAGCTGCCCATGGATGACCTGCTGCCGCTGCTCATCTACGTGGTGTCACGTGCCCGgtgagccccaggctgggggctgaGCTGCAGGATGACCCCTTCCCATCCTGCCTGACACCCAGCCAAGACACACTCTCGAGTCTTGGAACATCAGGGTTTATGGACACAGCTTTTCTTGGTACAGTGTGGGGggtctgaggcccagagaagcccaCCTAGGGTCCCACATGGGTGCCAGGAGCAGAGCATGGGCCACATCCCAGGTGTCCAACCACCCaggccagggctccctccccagctgCCCGGTGCCTGTCCCTGATGGGCCCCATTCCTCCTCTCATGGTGGGGGTGGATGTTCCCCAGAATCCAGCACCTGGGAGCCGAGATCCACCTGATTCGGGACATGATGGACCCCATCCACACGGGAGGCCTGTATGACTTCTTGCTCACGGCcctggaggtgagggagagaggtggTAGACTGAGGCAAAAGTACTCTGGCCTGTGGGGCAGACCCCTTCCCTGCCCTGGACCTTGTTGTGGGGATGAACCCAGATTCCCTGCTCATCTGTGCTCCTGTGGGAAGGTCCTCACTGAGCCCCTGGTCCTGCTGTTGCTGTAGGGCTGCAGAGGGGCCCGTACCTCATCCCAGCCCTGAGGTCCCTGGGGCCCCGAGCCTGTTCCAGGCTGTACCCCTGAGCATAACAGGAGAGGGGAGGCCCCCCTTCCTTGCAGACAGTGGCCAAGGCCAGGTTGGAGACATGGTGGCCCCGGCCGGGGAGATGGGGGCACCCTGGTATTGGGGCGTCCTTGCACGGGGCTGGGAGCAGGCAGGCCGGCTCCCCCTCAGCCTCGCCTCTTTCCCACCAGTCCTGTTACGAGCACATCCAGAAGGAAGACATGAGGCTGCTCCGCTTTCCTGGCCGCTGGGACTCTAGGGAGCCCTGGTAGCTCGGCCTCTCCCGGGCCGACCGCAGAGCCGAGAGGCGCCGCCACGGACTTCCCAAGGGAGCAAGCGTGACCCGGCCTGGCCCCCATCGCCCACGGAGCAGAGGAGGAGTCTTGGAGGAGATGAACAGTTCCTCCGAGGGAGAtgctgctgctgccctgggcgGGCTGAGGGTGGGGAGCGACAGGTGTGCCTCCACGGCCTGCCATGAGGTCCGTCTTGGATGACGCCCTTGACACATGCAGGCTCTTTGCTGCCTGAGCCTTGCTCCCATTATAGAGCCTCCCGGGGCCTCAGTGTTGCTGTCTGTATACTAGTGGGCTGGACTGTCTTGGGACGGACCTTCCACTCATCTTGCTGGATTCTGGAATCCCTTCTGGAAGTTTGGCGTTAGTCTGCTGGGCTGAAATCCTCACCTCACTGTCAGTGTTGTTGTTTCCCCACT encodes:
- the ALS2CL gene encoding ALS2 C-terminal-like protein yields the protein MCSPEEEALLRLEEVFSATLARINSLVLQPLLETTPEPSDPRGREHLRLLQQLHQSSQQLWEVTEESLHSLRERLCHQDSVGLESLLLLCGADRVLQVHVEYIESYTSCLVVQVFQKAAKKKREYWRRQRKALWQLLSGVSSEASVGTALAQALCQPLAHHVQQYVFLLLSLGDTIGEHHPTRELVVHAATVFGNLQSFMRQALDQAMATQALWHTLSSRLRDVLCTPARRLLQDSQDIPVMVTPLRAERVLLFDDALILLQGHNVHIFDLKLVWIDPAQDGCMFHLLTPEEELSFCSKDPQDRTVWQWKMTQAVCQALRGKKDFPVLGAGLEPSEPPTCRCVAYTFRAEGRLCQATYEGEWCRGRPHGKGTLKWPDGRNHVGNFCQGLEHGFGIHLIPQASEDTFDCYKCHWQEGSMCGYGICEYSTDEVYRGYFQAGLRHGFGVLESAPQALQPCKYTGHWERGQRSGYGIEEDSDRGERYIGMWQADQRHGPGVMVTQAGVCYQGTFQADKMVGPGVLLSEDDSLYEGTFTRDLTLVGKGKVTFPNGFTLEGSFGSGAGKGLHTQGMLDTAAFPPDPSSTRKRQLGVGAFPVESRWQGVYGPFRDFVSAGCPGDQQEALLGFHVQNARELRKSQEYLCCERSQPEACAGRMEDVLDELLQHREPRALRECLRKALGNSLHPLGKLLRTLMLTFQATYAGIGANKHLQALAQEEVKQHARELWAAYRGLLQVALQRKGQAPEEDEDAETRDLQVHGLVLPLMLPSFYSELFTLYLLLHEREDGLYSQGIASLSLFPDTKLLEFLDVQKHLWPLKDLTLTTNQRLSLVRDKCFLSATECLQKIITTVDPREKLEVLEKTYGEIEATVSRVLGQEHKLPMDDLLPLLIYVVSRARIQHLGAEIHLIRDMMDPIHTGGLYDFLLTALESCYEHIQKEDMRLLRFPGRWDSREPW